A part of Alkalinema sp. FACHB-956 genomic DNA contains:
- a CDS encoding photosystem II protein D1 produces NRANLGMEVMHERNAHNFPLDLAAGESAPVALQAPAING; encoded by the coding sequence TCAACCGGGCTAATCTGGGGATGGAAGTGATGCACGAGCGTAACGCTCACAACTTCCCTCTGGACTTGGCTGCTGGCGAGTCTGCACCTGTAGCACTGCAAGCACCTGCAATCAACGGTTAA